The sequence below is a genomic window from Oscillospiraceae bacterium.
AATACAGACCGCGCCGGGGAAGGGGATCTCGGTGTGGGTGCCGTCCCAGGCAAAGCCGTGGGCGGCATAAAAGCGCCGGGCCCCGTCGTTCTCCCGCAGGACGTAGACGTAAACCGCCGGGTACCCCTCCGCGCGCAGGCGGCGCAGGGCCTCCTCCATCAGCAGGGGGCCGTAGCCCTTGCCCTTCTCGTCCGGGTGGGCGTAGAAGGAGCGTATCTCCCCCCAGCCCGCGCAGCCCGGCTCCTGGCCCCGGCCCGCGCCATAGCTGCAGCAGGCCACCGGGGTGTCCCCCCGGTACAGGAGCAGCCCGCGGCACCGCCCGGACGTGTAGTCCGCCCGGAAAAAGGGCACCCAGCGCTCGTCGGTGATCTCCCGGGCCATGTAGTCGCCGGGCACCGCGCCCCGGTAGGTGGTCCGCCAGCCCAGGGCGTGGATGAGGCTCATGGCCTTGAAGTGCGCGTCCGTGCAGGCGTCCACAAAATGCAGATCGTCGCTCATACGGCGGCGGGCTCCCGCTCCGCGGCGGGGGCGGCCGGCTCCGCCGCGCCCTCCTCGTGCTCCTTGGCCAGGGCGCGGGCGTTGGCCAGCATGAGCTTGATGCGGTTCTCCTGGTTGATCTTCGTGGCGCCGGGGTCGTAGTCGATGGCCACGATGTTGCTCCAGGGGTAGTCGTCCTTCAGCTTGCGGATCATGCCCTTGCCCACGATGTGGTTGGGCAGGCAGCCGAAGGGCTGGGTGCACACGATGTTGGGCACCCCGGTGTGGATGAGCTCCAGCATCTCGGCGGTGAGGAGCCAGCCCTCGCCCATCTTGTTGCCGTCGCCCAGATAGCCCTTGATGTAGCTGTGCAGCTCGTCGAAGTCGCCGGGGGCGCGGAAGCGGTTCGAGCGCTTGAGGGCGTCGATCATGGCCCGCTGGTGCTTCTTGATGTAGTTGCCGAACACGCGGCAGAACGCCTGCTTAATCCACTTGCCGCCGTAGAGATCCACGTCCACGTCCCGGTTGTAGATCTTGAAAATGACGAAGTCCACCAGCCCCGGCACCACCGGCTCGGCCCCCTCGGAGAGGAGGAACTGCTCCAGGTTGTTGTTGCCCAGGGGGGAGTACTTGACATAAATCTCGCCCACCACGCCCACGCGGACCTTCTGCTCCCCGGCCACGGGCACGGCCTTGAACACGTCGATGATCCGGTCGAAGTTGGCCACCATGGATTTGTAGCTCATGCCCTTGCCCCGGCCCATATCCTCCAGCAGGAAGTCCATACAGGTCTCGATGGCCCGGTCGGCGTCGCCGGGCGTGACCTCGTAGGGCCGCACCTGGTTGGCGGCGTTCATGATAATATCGCCGTAGAACACCGCGTAGAGGGCCTTGCGGATGAAGGGCAGGGTCAGCTTGAAGCCGGGGTTGTGCTCCAGTCCCGACATGTTCACCGAGATCACGGGCACGTAGCTCAGATCCGCCTTCTCCAGGGCCTTGCGCAGCATGTGGATGTAGTTGGAGGCCCGGCAGCCGCCGCCGGTCTGGGTGATGACCAGGGCCACCTTGTGGGGGTCGTATTTCCCGCTCTTCACCGCGTCGATCAGCTGGCCGATGACCAGGATGGCGGGGAAGCAGGCGTCGTTGTGGACGTACTTCTGCCCGTAGTCCAGGATGCTCTTGCCCGTGGTGTTGAGCATCTCCACGTTGTAGCCCATGGTCTGGATGACCCGCACCAGCATGGCGAAGTGCATGGGGAGCATCTGGGGCACCAGGAGTGTGTATTCCTTGCGCATCTCCTCGGTAAAGAGGAGGCGGCCGGTCTTGTCGTATTTGAGTTCTGCCATAGTGTTTTAGATCCTTTCGGAAGCGTTTGGCGGGCCGTTCGTGAACGGCCCTTACAGGGGCTGGGCGTAGGGGCGGCTCACGAATCGCCCGCTCTTTTTGCGTGTAAATAGCCGAAGGCGGGGCGGAAGCCCGCCCGGAAGGCCACGTTTTGGGAGACGATGTGGCTCTCCGCGGTGCCGTAGAAGGGCACGATGTCCCGTTGCAGCAGCGCCTGCGCCAGCAGAGCGGTCAGGTTGGCGGCCAGGCCCCGGCCCCGGAAGGGGGGCAGCACCACGATGCCGATCTGCCACAGACGCGCCCCGTCCCGGCTGGCCCCCGCCATGGCGATGGGCGCGCCGTCCCCGTCCAGGGCGGCCACGGCCAGCATGTCGGGGAAGAGGGGGTTGAAGGCCAGCGGGCCGTCCCAACGGGGGTCCCCCCGGAACTGCTCCAGTTCCTCCCCCTCGTACCACGCCACCGGGCCCAGGGGCTCCACGGCGGGGTAGGGCAGGGCGGGCAGGAAGTAGCGGCAGGCCTCGTCAATCTCACAGCCCAGCGGGGCCAGGGCGGCGTCGATCTGCCGCAGGAATTTGGGCTTGAAGAGCCACTGCGCCTGCCGGGGGAGTAAATACTCCTGCGCCCAGCCCAGCAGCGCCGGGGCGCAGGCCGCCGAGAGCTTGCCGTTCCAAATTGCGATCTCCAGCACCGGGGGGTGTTCGTCGTACCGCCTGCGGCCGGGCAGCGCTCGCCAGAGGGAGACCGTGTTCCCCGGCCCGTCGAGCAGCTCCGCCCCGCAGCCCAGGTCCAGGGCGAGCTGGTTCCGGACGACGCGCCGCATCTCCTCCGGGCGCATTATGAAAGCTTTCTTTGGTCACTTTCTTTCTCGAAAGAAAGCGACCGGGCGTCCATGGCGGCCATGAGGGAGCGGATGCGGATCTTCACGGCGCCCAGGTTGTTGATGTCGTCGATCTTGAGCTGGGTGTAGAGCTTGCCGCCCTCCTCCAGGATGGTGCGCAGCTCGTCGGTGGTGATGGCGTCGGTGCCGCAGCCGAAGGAGACCAGCTGCACCACCTGCATGTCCGGCTGGGTGCAGACGTAGCGGGCGGCGTTGTACATCCGGCTCTGGAAGGTCCACTGGTTGAGCACCTTCCGGGGGGCGTACCCCTCCAGGTAGGACAGGGCGTCCTCGGTGACCAGCACGAAGCCGAAGGAGGTGATGAGGTCGTTGATGCCGTGGTTGATCTCCGGGTCGATGTGGTAGGGCCGGCCGCAGACCACCAGGATGTTCAGGCCGTGGGCGCGGGCGTAGTCGATGTACTGCTTGCCGGTGGCGCGTATGTCGTCCAGATAGGCGTCGTAGGCGGCGTAGGCCGCGCGCACCGCCGCCCTCGTCTCCCGGGCGCTCACGCCGAACTCGGCCTCCATCAGCGCCGCCGCCCGCTTCTCAAAGTCCTTGTGCCGCCACAGGCCCACGTAGGGGTCCAGGAATTTGGTCTGCTTCAGCGCGGGCACGTTGGCGGAGAGCAGCTCGGGGTAGTAGGCCACCACGGGGCAGTTGAAGTGGTTGTCGCCGATGCCCTCGTCGTTGTTGTAGGACATGCAGGGGTACCAAATGGCGTCCACCCCCGCCTCCACCAGCTCCTCCACGTGGCCGTGGAGCAGCTTTGCGGGGTAGCACACCGTGTCCGAGGGGATGGTGTGCTGGCCCTTGAGGTAGAGCTTGCGGGAGGACTCGGGGGAGAGCAGCACCTCAAAGTTGAGCTTTGTAAAGAACTCGAACCAGAAGGGCAGGTTCTCGTACATGTTCAGGCCGAAGGGGATGCCGATCCGGCCCCGGGAGCCGTCGCCGTCCCCCTTGCCGTCCATGGCGCGCAGCTTCTTGT
It includes:
- a CDS encoding 2-hydroxyglutaryl-CoA dehydratase, producing MAELKYDKTGRLLFTEEMRKEYTLLVPQMLPMHFAMLVRVIQTMGYNVEMLNTTGKSILDYGQKYVHNDACFPAILVIGQLIDAVKSGKYDPHKVALVITQTGGGCRASNYIHMLRKALEKADLSYVPVISVNMSGLEHNPGFKLTLPFIRKALYAVFYGDIIMNAANQVRPYEVTPGDADRAIETCMDFLLEDMGRGKGMSYKSMVANFDRIIDVFKAVPVAGEQKVRVGVVGEIYVKYSPLGNNNLEQFLLSEGAEPVVPGLVDFVIFKIYNRDVDVDLYGGKWIKQAFCRVFGNYIKKHQRAMIDALKRSNRFRAPGDFDELHSYIKGYLGDGNKMGEGWLLTAEMLELIHTGVPNIVCTQPFGCLPNHIVGKGMIRKLKDDYPWSNIVAIDYDPGATKINQENRIKLMLANARALAKEHEEGAAEPAAPAAEREPAAV